One window of the Trypanosoma brucei gambiense DAL972 chromosome 3, complete sequence genome contains the following:
- a CDS encoding protein kinase, putative, with the protein MSGHWEGYGTPTMSEGSISPCIRSRSNSRGVLVRSNSPGCGELAIVPPQFELKLAMKQNDPFLYNSCQSSFGPLSVPTVCPTCHRPLAENQMDDAPPTVGERQLTPQYFRALAATVTRRPLSICDSPSLEAKFQQRLAEQGLKKYVPEDEIRGKMGVTEEEEDTWELPDEAHGATAVFSSALDENSRRGGGPETSPPRGDNTSGDWGYYKRYFREIQKLGSGTFGGVYLCQHVMEGVGLGYFALKKIPVGDNTSYLHKVLSEVRILEEVKQHPNMVEYKHSWVDTAQIADFGPPVRCLFILMEYATIGSLDSYLERHGSALPTIAVWYFFLSAVAGTAHLHRKNIIHRDLKPQNLLLTGRSEEVPRVLVSDFGTAALLSEVSYERTGGTGTVEYMAPELFECVPGTKESYIYSHTKATDVWSLGMILHYLAFDGTLPLRLSNGEVVLEVENRSHYARPPEMIQLMRLMLHRNPAKRPTCEELLESTVVRTIQRSFKKASLFTDILPTAATLPKRRRPSTVLTTPLLTPREGKDSQARQLRVNWVANNTAKGELEERKPTPCLDSEVGNEPLPLFLPKAEIPLMLQYETRESHGETTEGAQGMQKPLMVECGVQTDYVKIVYE; encoded by the coding sequence ATGAGTGGCCATTGGGAGGGGTATGGCACACCCACTATGAGTGAAGGTTCCATTAGCCCTTGTATCAGAAGCAGGAGCAACAGCAGAGGAGTTTTGGTTCGCAGTAACTCTCCGGGATGTGGTGAGCTTGCCATAGTTCCACCACAGTTTGAGCTTAAATTagcaatgaaacaaaatgatCCATTCCTTTATAATTCTTGTCAATCATCATTTGGTCCCTTGTCCGTGCCCACGGTTTGCCCAACATGTCATCGGCCTCTCGCTGAAAATCAGATGGATGATGCACCGCCAACGGTGGGGGAGAGACAACTAACTCCACAATACTTCCGTGCACTTGCTGCGACTGTTACTCGTCGGCCGCTTTCCATATGTGACAGTCCATCACTTGAAGCTAAATTCCAGCAACGGTTGGCTGAACAGGGTTTGAAGAAATATGTCCCGGAAGATGaaataagaggaaaaatGGGAGTtacagaagaagaagaggacacGTGGGAACTACCCGATGAGGCACATGGAGCAACAGCGGTGTTTTCGTCGGCGTTAGATGAAAACAGCAGAAGGGGCGGCGGACCTGAAACGTCTCCTCCACGGGGTGATAATACCAGCGGTGACTGGGGGTATTATAAGCGTTACTTTagagaaatacaaaaactaGGAAGCGGAACCTTTGGTGGAGTGTATCTGTGTCAGCATGTTATGGAAGGCGTGGGGTTGGGGTACTTTGCTTTAAAGAAAATTCCCGTAGGAGACAATACCAGTTACTTGCACAAAGTACTCAGTGAGGTGCGTATTCTcgaggaagtgaaacaacaCCCAAACATGGTGGAGTATAAGCATAGCTGGGTAGATACCGCGCAAATAGCTGATTTTGGGCCACCCGTAAGATGCCTTTTTATTCTTATGGAATATGCCACTATAGGTTCCCTTGACTCGTACCTTGAGCGGCACGGATCGGCTCTGCCAACAATCGCCGTATGGTACTTCTTTTTGAGTGCCGTTGCGGGGACAGCGCATTTGCATCGAAAGAACATCATCCATCGGGACCTCAAGCCACAAAATTTACTGCTGACAGGTCGGTCGGAGGAGGTCCCACGTGTTCTTGTTAGCGACTTTGGCACTGCAGCTTTACTTTCTGAGGTGTCATATGAACGCACGGGAGGAACGGGAACCGTAGAGTACATGGCACCAGAGTTATTTGAGTGTGTGCCGGGCACGAAAgagtcatatatatattcgcacacaaaagcaacagaTGTGTGGTCACTCGGAATGATATTACACTATCTTGCCTTCGACGGTACGCTGCCGCTGCGCTTGTCTAATGGTGAAGTTGTATTGGAAGTGGAGAACCGTTCCCACTACGCTCGCCCTCCAGAGATGATTCAACTAATGCGCCTCATGCTTCATCGTAACCCAGCGAAGCGACCCACATGTGAGGAATTGTTAGAATCGACTGTAGTGCGAACAATTCAGCGTAGTTTCAAGAAGGCAAGTCTTTTTACCGATATATTACCTACTGCAGCCACGCTTCCGAAACGTCGGCGACCATCCACTGTTCTGACAACACCGCTGCTGACACCTCGTGAAGGGAAAGATTCGCAAGCCAGACAACTTCGAGTTAATTGGGTCGCAAATAACACCGCAAAGGGTGAACTAGAAGAGAGGAAGCCAACACCTTGTTTGGATAGCGAAGTTGGAAATGAGCCACTGCCATTATTTTTGCCTAAAGCGGAAATCCCCCTAATGCTTCAATATGAAACTCGTGAGTCACATGGAGAGACAACAGAGGGGGCGCAAGGGATGCAGAAACCACTGATGGTAGAATGTGGTGTGCAAACTGACTACGTAAAGATTGTGTACGagtga
- a CDS encoding protein kinase, putative — protein sequence MQPTRRCDDGCNKRRRDEEHESYRDSDTSSGGRDWRFDSNSRARHLTRSSNSESSSPSSYSSHSSTSSGSSSSRSTSTRDKHYPEFNEEYAERFKYDEEPFICVDYGIISSQGQERHQMARRLPPLVPLEASPLPRLEGHTPNLVLYGKYFFIRALGEGTFSKVALCSKRGTGELYALKIFRDEGTYRRACLDEIKVLLALSRPAGESCGRRRMGRSSSSERTYSAVSVRRRSGRTAEKCLLEDLRHMCATAATSYQGKIGRFNPPVEFIPHYNHHAIVLPVLGVSLLEVLACIRKELNRSVGKGLEGKQSESGSGTCSRSSSSDDCRTGALEKLRGMSEKSVEVTHRGMPLELVRAVVYNILLFLRHAHQRGIVHTDLKPENVLFEYSDTLPTRMKIKKFEYKYESPDEGDVHSSRAYETAQPTIQEEVLAEVDVPLPAVIRYVLLMSVPQSFSPSALPTPAFYHRIHTTHYRSVEVLLGLGWTTSADMWSLGCMIPELVTGSCMFMPRCDIEHLALLQHIIGPFDSVEGAISNKGDQGRNNEVLNKTIVERVFSLGSRFDKFFDKHTMKLEWPDPNDCITPPSSASSSQQSRYNDTIEDIYYVASRPKLREVLGPFPKLLDLCERMLDYDPLRRITAEEALSHPFFTSPV from the exons ATGCAACCAACGCGAAGATGCGACGATGGTTGCAACAAACGACGGCGTGATGAGGAGCACGAAAGTTATAGGGACAGTGACACCAGCAGTGGAGGGAGGGACTGGCGGTTTGACAGTAATAGCAGGGCCCGGCATCTAACGCGTTCATCCAACTCGGAATCCTCAAGTCCATCTTCATACAGTTCACACTCTTCCACTTCCAGTGGGAGTTCCAGCTCCCGTTCCACATCAACACGGGACAAGCATTACCCAGAATTCAACGAGGAATACGCGGAGCGGTTTAAATATGATGAGGAACCATTCATTTGTGTGGATTATGGCATTATCTCGTCACAAGGCCAAGAGAGGCACCAGATGGCCAGGAGGCTACCCCCGCTTGTGCCCTTGGAGGCCTCGCCGCTGCCGAGGCTGGAAGGACACACTCCAAATTTAGTTCTTTACGGGAAATACTTTTTCATACGGGCGCTTGGTGAGGGAACTTTTTCTAAGGTGGCCCTCTGTAGTAAACGCGGCACCGGTGAACTCTACGCGCTAAAAATATTTCGGGATGAGGGGACGTACAGACGCGCGTGCTTGGATGAGATAAAAGTACTTCTTGCCCTGAGTCGTCCCGCCGGGGAGAGCTGCGGGAGGCGGCGCATGGGAAGGAGCAGTAGTAGCGAACGGACTTACAGTGCTGTAAGTGTACGCAGGAGAAGTGGCAGGACGGCAGAAAAGTGTTTGTTGGAAGATTTAAGGCATATGTGTGCGACTGCCGCCACTTCATACCAAGGGAAAATAGGACGCTTTAATCCCCCTGTAGAGTTCATACCGCACTATAACCACCACGCGATTGTACTCCCCGTGCTTGGTGTTTCATTGTTAGAGGTACTTGCCTGCATTCGTAAGGAACTCAACAGATCCGTTGGAAAGGGGttggaaggaaaacaaagtgagAGCGGCTCCGGTACATGCAGCAGAAGTAGTAGTAGTGATGATTGCAGGACTGGAGCTCTCGAGAAACTCCGGGGGATGTCGGAGAAGTCGGTTGAGGTTACTCACAGAGGGATGCCGCTGGAGTTGGTTCGTGCAGTCGTATATAatatccttcttttcctgcgTCACGCGCACCAGCGGGGTATTGTGCACACCGACCTGAAGCCGGAAAATGTTCTTTTTGAATATAGTGACACACTTCCAACCCGGATGAAGATTAAGAAGTTTGAATACAAATACGAATCACCCGATGAAGGAGATGTGCACTCAAGCAGGGCTTATGAAACGGCACAGCCGACAATTCAAGAGGAGGTGCTCGCAGAGGTGGACGTTCCACTTCCTGCTGTTATACGGTACGTGTTATTGATGTCGGTTCCGCAGAGTTTCTCTCCAAGTGCACTGCCG ACACCCGCCTTTTATCACCGCATTCACACCACACATTATCGAAGCGTAGAAGTGTTACTTGGACTTGGATGGACAACTTCTGCAGACATGTGGTCTCTTGGTTGCATGATTCCGGAGTTAGTGACTGGAAGCTGTATGTTTATGCCGCGCTGTGATATTGAGCACTTGGCGCTACTGCAGCATATCATTGGCCCGTTTGACTCCGTTGAGGGGGCAATATCAAACAAAGGGGATCAGGGAAGAAATAATGAAGTTTTGAACAAGACTATCGTGGAGCGTGTATTTTCTCTAGGGTCTCGCTTTGATAAATTCTTTGATAAACACACCATGAAATTGGAATGGCCAGATCCGAACGATTGTATAACACCTCCGTCGTCAGCATCATCATCTCAGCAGAGTCGATACAATGATACAATAGAAGATATTTATTATGTGGCCTCACGTCCAAAACTCCGAGAGGTTCTGGGGCCCTTTCCAAAACTACTTGATCTTTGTGAACGCATGTTGGACTACGATCCGCTTAGGCGAATAACGGCAGAGGAAGCGCTGAgtcatcctttttttacttcaccTGTTTAG
- a CDS encoding variant surface glycoprotein (VSG)-related,putative yields the protein MRAINLCTVLLALVFPATVSGSEWLVNGNEFKTLCGMINLAEAALGKMKEAQEITKGAARIGAMYLELSGDRDLNKTCEGAGKRNCALHKVFWNESKKELATRGNTTLLSVGGLSEREVVEIRKKVLSVAQIFQNITKNRRWVLKASDLEKGINRALYGVPYRPQEIKARSSDRRQVCEQQLSRSQKLKASVSLSRDLLCLCAPRMNLGRETQLCCSRCARRDNRAVWRPDEDAGERWYFLKEQCSSMEGPQEGFNKLVNDFRDMINHGVDGCTGTTYVFGDRRKFSFWRLWILPQEAPGHRVRYVVRGRNRDIKNIPWMRELLKVFNEMRDLKDYENDKRTLADAIEKLQKEFEESNRKIGNAKN from the coding sequence ATGCGCGCTATAAATCTTTGCACTGTTTTGCTTGCGCTGGTATTCCCGGCAACTGTCTCGGGTTCGGAATGGCTGGTTAACGGGAATGAGTTTAAGACATTGTGTGGCATGATAAATTTGGCAGAAGCAGCACTTGGAAAGATGAAAGAAGCACAGGAAATCACTAAAGGGGCGGCTCGGATTGGAGCAATGTATTTGGAATTGAGTGGAGACAGGGATTTGAACAAAACTTGCGAAGGCgcggggaaaagaaactgtgCACTCCACAAAGTGTTTTGGAATGAATCGAAAAAAGAATTGGCAACTAGGGGAAATACAACCCTACTTTCGGTAGGAGGATTGTCCGAACGTGAAGTGGTGGAGATTAGAAAAAAGGTTCTTTCCGTTGCGCAGATATTCCAAAATATAACCAAAAATCGGAGATGGGTTTTGAAAGCAAGTGATCTCGAAAAAGGTATTAATCGCGCGCTGTATGGTGTTCCATATCGACCACAAGAAATTAAAGCACGCAGTTCCGACAGGAGACAGGTATGTGAGCAGCAACTCTCACGTTCACAAAAGCTTAAAGCGTCCGTATCATTGAGTAGggatttgttgtgtttgtgcgcgCCTCGTATGAATTTGGGAAGAGAAACTCAGCTCTGCTGTAGTCGTTGCGCTAGGAGAGATAATAGAGCGGTGTGGAGACCAGATGAAGACGCGGGGGAAAGGTGGTATTTTCTTAAAGAACAGTGCTCAAGTATGGAAGGCCCACAAGAAGGGTTTAACAAACTAGTAAACGACTTCCGCGACATGATTAACCACGGTGTTGATGGATGTACCGGAACTACCTATGTCTTTGGTGATAGGAGAAAGTTCAGCTTCTGGCGGCTCTGGATTCTGCCCCAAGAAGCCCCTGGCCACCGTGTGCGCTACGTGGTTAGGGGTAGGAACAGAGATATTAAGAATATACCGTGGATGAGGGAGTTGTTAAAAGTTTTCAACGAAATGAGGGATCTGAAAGACTACGAGAATGATAAGAGAACGCTCGCAGATGCCATTGAAAAGCTACAAAAAGAGTTTGAAGAGTCAAACAGGAAAATTGGCAATGCCAAAAATTGA
- a CDS encoding CAAX prenyl protease 2, putative: protein MSDVGICALLCGGFVGTIFLWRKERTFALLCMKDIEKAWECGPEHLDRNDPSTFRRRLISFVGSTAVSWLLLEYLLFKEARDKTSVGPSAVIHFLFCQEGNVLRALHVTVSTALATLALFSGTLLEKGIALFQQDADEIFLRDNVICPTGEEIFFRALLLQILLQRRSVTSSIVISSVLFAVSHTHHIFPSVAWEYRYIMGNNEPQPRKKLVCWRRAAKKLPGLYLCTFACGLLTGYCYVVVGKRNLPSTIVTHALCNFIGPPTFDFLQEQTWLKRLVYGGAYCGGIAGWYIITSTVARRST, encoded by the coding sequence ATGAGTGATGTCGGCATCTGcgctcttctttgtggtggGTTTGTTGGGACCATCTTTTTATGGCGGAAGGAGCGGACTTTTGCCCTTCTCTGCATGAAAGATATCGAAAAGGCATGGGAGTGCGGGCCGGAACATTTGGACCGGAATGATCCCTCAACATTTCGAAGGCgacttatttcttttgttggatCCACTGCTGTTAGTTGGCTGCTGTTGGAGTATCTTCTCTTCAAGGAAGCACGCGATAAAACATCTGTTGGTCCCAGTGCTGTAAtccactttttgttttgtcaagAGGGCAATGTGTTGCGAGCCCTTCACGTTACTGTATCCACCGCCTTGGCCACACTCGCGCTCTTCAGTGGAACCCTGTTAGAGAAGGGAATCGCTCTATTTCAACAGGACGCGGATGAAATTTTTCTTCGAGACAATGTGATTTGTCCAACAGGTGAAGAAATTTTTTTCCGCGCACTGCTTCTTCAAATATTACTTCAGCGACGGTCCGTGACGTCATCTATAGTCATATCGTCAGTACTGTTTGCTGTATCACACACGCACCATATCTTTCCCTCTGTGGCTTGGGAATATCGTTATATAATGGGAAATAATGAGCCTCAACCCAGGAAAAAACTAGTGTGCTGGAGACGTGCAGCAAAAAAACTTCCTGGTTTGTACCTCTGCACATTTGCCTGTGGTTTGCTCACCGGGTATTgctatgttgttgttggaaagAGGAACTTACCTTCCACTATAGTCACTCATGCACTCTGCAACTTTATTGGACCTCCAACTTTTGACTTTCTCCAAGAGCAAACATGGCTTAAACGTTTGGTGTACGGCGGTGCCTATTGCGGGGGTATCGCCGGTTGGTACATCATTACTTCAACAGTTGCTAGAAGGTCAACATAA
- a CDS encoding T. brucei spp.-specific protein — MLSYHRMVFFAYFLSLIFESSPPPPPPPITSLRLFVSASECVGKMSYIIGHVMKKTVFVLVFAIVAASKSDEDDNDDDDDDDFRVPTCEQLLPRWRDDLMCCAEKVRDKNTWCCVNNVSKSMWTALEECAKQSPRDFTTYPCSCLSQQMMKQMVGLKKRKEALRMRRTGNRNKTSSELAAEEEIVD; from the coding sequence ATGTTGAGTTACCACCGGATGGTCTTCTTTgcatattttctctctttaatttttgagtcttctcctcctcctcctcctcctccaatcACAAGCCTTCGTCTTTTTGTAAGTGCATCTGAGTGTGTAGGCAAAATGAGTTATATAATTGGCCATGTAATGAAAAAGACGGTTTTTGTGCTAGTGTTTGCGATTGTTGCGGCATCCAAAagtgatgaagatgataatgatgatgatgatgatgatgattttcGAGTACCCACATGTGAGCAATTACTCCCACGGTGGCGGGACGATTTGATGTGCTGCGCTGAGAAGGTACGGGATAAAAACACTTGGTGTTGTGTCAACAACGTGTCAAAAAGCATGTGGACTGCTTTAGAGGAATGTGCCAAACAATCCCCGCGTGATTTTACCACATATCCGTGTAGTTGTCTGTCGCAACAAATGATGAAGCAAATGGTTGGactgaagaaaaggaaagaagcttTAAGAATGCGGAGGACGGGGAATCGCAATAAAACATCAAGTGAGCTGGcagctgaagaggaaattGTGGATTGA
- a CDS encoding variant surface glycoprotein (VSG)-related,putative: MRIYFSFIVVLLTGTVENSKAGKKDSQILNENEFKTLCGFVNLTFEIQKLASEGKPTLGGLKPESVNESVNTILYGNKGSTEIGFEGENDRKDYCGDRQNRAHKYAGKSLIKDILCLCKPHKKPGKDGVGAEDLCFSGNKWYKGGEVWSNKEQAKQHWEKIRLHCNQLPKREQHIQNQLYHLKEKVQAVLRTATEKKGRESDQNIRLGGHQATEVKQCSATTGKGNSVCLMYNITSGTLTNHSIPWLKHLEELAEKIPNDTRTNLGTSENDVETVPNGVGDAAPSTDRKINEGIHTNDDNNNNNDNDNDNINYKHNDGNNTEYNLEDPLINESGTNTSAEPQTRPLWSVNGNPNPLKILLLLLLNLKYMHINIKTIIFMMRYVVFFLIPSEKLIKCFCFNMCFPLDGIKYNGGCARCNVNIFSFRCGGRYLHILT, from the coding sequence atgCGGATATATTTCTCATTTATTGTCGTATTGTTGACTGGGACAGTGGAAAATTCAAAAGCAGGAAAGAAGGATTCACAAATATTGAATGAAAACGAGTTTAAAACATTATGTGGATTTGTCAATCTGACGTTTGAAATACAGAAATTGGCGAGTGAAGGAAAGCCAACACTTGGAGGATTGAAACCTGAAAGTGTTAACGAGTCCGTGAATACCATTTTGTACGGCAACAAAGGCAGCACCGAAATTGGTTTCGAAGGCGAAAACGACAGGAAAGATTACTGCGGGGACAGGCAAAATCGAGCCCACAAATATGCGGGGAAAAGCTTAATAAAGGATATTTTGTGTCTATGTAAACCCCACAAAAAGCCAGGCAAAGACGGGGTTGGTGCAGAAGATCTGTGTTTTAGCGGTAACAAGTGGTACAAGGGCGGTGAGGTGTGGAGCAATAAAGAGCAAGCTAAGCAGCATTGGGAGAAAATAAGGTTGCATTGTAACCAACTTCCGAAACGGGAGCAACATATACAAAATCAATTATACCActtaaaggaaaaagttcAAGCAGTACTGAGAACAGCGACagagaagaagggaagggaatcaGATCAAAACATACGACTCGGGGGTCATCAGGCAACAGAAGTGAAGCAATGCTCAGCAACCACTGGAAAGGGTAATTCGGTGTGTTTGATGTATAACATCACTTCCGGCACACTCACCAACCATAGCATCCCCTGGTTAAAGCATCTTGAAGAACTTGCCGAGAAAATACCGAATGATACACGAACCAATTTGGGCACGAGTGAAAACGACGTCGAAACCGTTCCAAATGGAGTTGGAGATGCCGCACCTTCAACGGACCGAAAGATTAACGAAGGCATTCACactaatgatgataataacaataataatgataatgataatgataatattaATTACAAGCACAATGATGGTAATAACACTGAATATAATCTAGAAGATCCACTAATAAATGAAAGCGGAACTAATACATCCGCAGAACCACAAACACGACCACTTTGGTCAGTAAATGGGAACCCTAACCCTTTAAAAATACTTCTTTTACTGCTCTtaaatttaaaatatatgcatataaatATTAAAACTATTATATTTATGATGAGATacgtggttttttttttaataccgTCGGAAAAATTAATCAAATGTTTCTGTTTCAATATGTGCTTCCCTTTGGATGGCATAAAATATAATGGGGGGTGTGCAAGGTGTAATGTAAACATTTTTAGTTTTCGCTGTGGTGGCAGATACTTACATATATTAACATGA
- a CDS encoding leucine-rich repeat protein (LRRP), putative, with protein MATQLNSDTVTDSFPKSGEQQSRSDSGLGERMNAARNKGWKELDISYFKEVEDVGNLCEVAGLFLEDLNFSWCTNIRTTGLEKICTVECFPSLQRLYLNGTGTNDRCIDKLSRGNLRVLECGYCRNITDVRPLERNETLEVLSLRGCQNIVHGLEDVCGRWLINLRELYLSDMVAVTDACIEAIGNSKKSLVRLECENCERITNVSALGNVKTLKVLLLNHSKNIAEGVSNIFEISELQELGFRGFAKITQVNLMPWQRCASLTTLDLSGCKKVTNLNLGGECRKLVCLKLSECPQLREVDITGCESLTALNISGRWHLKVVKLNGCKELKSIDLSVCPHLEDVYGVCDCKNLEIFNLCFCSRLTKLKLAELEKLKMLNLCGCKDLEDIGIPSRWGKNLVELNVSMCRKLNYMDLSGRVKLEKLNLSQCDSLVEVNLSGCQNLSSLLDLSNSRELEILNLCNCGELPALNVDGCVNLQILILSGCHSLSTMKLSECNNLRETDFSGCAKLSAIKLSSRRGIKLVKLDGCIDLMSLDLSECVSLKDLIGVSGCTQLKSLNLSGCSRFADVAALKDLKGLVRLNLSRLVEVVDLSMLTGHEDLEELNLSQCNALADISGLKGECSTKLISLNVSWCRSLSAICVLSECCRNLTTLDISGCWNLDDMSVLGSLKSLSVLNLSWCSQLTDINMLAGLNCLAVLNLSWCNQLVDASVVSELESIAILNLSYCCELARLNLSGCIKLKCLDICGCVSLKHLTGLRKCTNLESLFACGYRDAAEDVRDEFLNIPCSATLHIDESTDGEVIQELMGWGVRVKTI; from the coding sequence ATGGCAACACAGTTAAATAGTGATACGGTGACAGACTCGTTTCCGAAAAGTGGGGAACAGCAATCGCGGTCAGACAGCGGGCTTGGTGAAAGGATGAACGCGGCAAGAAACAAAGGATGGAAAGAATTAGATATATCCTATTTCAAGGAGGTGGAGGATGTGGGGAACCTCTGTGAAGTGGCAGGTTTATTCTTGGAGGACCTAAACTTTAGCTGGTGCACGAACATCCGCACAACTGGGTTGGAAAAAATATGCACAGTTGAGTGCTTTCCGAGTCTGCAAAGGCTGTATCTGAACGGCACAGGGACAAATGACAGATGCATCGACAAACTCAGCCGTGGGAATCTAAGAGTTTTGGAGTGCGGGTATTGCAGAAACATTACGGACGTTAGGCCCCTTGAAAGGAATGAAACGCTGGAAGTACTTTCGCTTCGAGGGTGCCAGAACATCGTCCATGGGTTGGAGGATGTTTGCGGTCGGTGGTTAATAAATTTGAGAGAATTGTACTTGAGTGATATGGTAGCCGTCACGGATGCGTGCATAGAAGCTATCggtaatagtaaaaaaagCCTGGTCCGCTTGGAATGTGAAAATTGTGAAAGAATCACAAACGTCAGTGCGTTGGGAAACGTCAAGACATTGAAGGTATTGTTGCTCAATCACTCCAAGAACATCGCAGAAGGAGTTTCTAATATCTTCGAAATATCGGAGCTTCAAGAGTTAGGCTTCCGTGGTTTTGCTAAAATTACGCAAGTAAATTTGATGCCGTGGCAGCGTTGTGCGAGTTTAACAACCCTTGATCTCTCTGGATGCAAAAAAGTAACGAACTTGAATCTGGGTGGGGAGTGTAGAAAACTCGTGTGCCTTAAGCTTTCAGAGTGTCCGCAGCTGCGGGAAGTGGATATCACCGGGTGTGAAAGTTTGACTGCACTAAATATTTCCGGACGTTGGCATCTTAAAGTTGTGAAATTGAATGGATGCAAGGAGTTGAAGTCGATTGATCTTTCCGTGTGTCCGCACCTTGAAGACGTATATGGAGTATGCGACTGCAAAAACTTGGAAATTTTtaacctttgtttttgttcacGACTCACAAAATTGAAACTGGCTGAGCTTGAAAAGTTAAAAATGTTGAATCTTTGCGGGTGTAAGGACCTTGAAGATATCGGAATTCCAAGCAGGTGGGGCAAAAACTTGGTGGAGCTTAATGTTTCAATGTGCCGGAAGCTTAACTACATGGATTTAAGCGGAAGAGTGAAGCTGGAGAAACTTAACCTTTCTCAATGCGACAGCCTTGTAGAGGTGAATTTAAGTGGGTGCCAAAACCTCTCTTCTTTACTTGATCTTTCAAACAGCAGGGAGCTCGAAATCTTGAATTTGTGCAACTGTGGGGAGTTGCCGGCGCTTAACGTTGACGGATGCGTGAATCTGCAAATACTGATTCTGAGCGGATGCCACAGTCTGTCGACCATGAAACTTTCCGAATGCAACAACCTCAGGGAGACAGATTTTAGCGGCTGTGCGAAGTTGTCGGCTATCAAACTTTCCAGTAGAAGGGGGATAAAGTTAGTTAAATTGGACGGTTGTATAGATTTGATGTCTCTGGATTTGTCAGAGTGTGTGAGCCTTAAGGATTTGATTGGAGTAAGTGGCTGTACCCAACTCAAGTCACTCAATCTCTCAGGTTGCAGCAGGTTCGCTGATGTCGCCGCACTAAAGGACCTCAAGGGGCTGGTGAGACTCAACCTTTCCAGGTTGGTGGAGGTTGTGGACCTGAGCATGCTAACTGGGCACGAGGATCTGGAGGAGCTCAACCTATCTCAATGTAACGCACTTGCCGATATAAGCGGACTGAAGGGCGAATGCTCGACAAAACTGATATCTTTGAATGTATCATGGTGCAGGAGCCTTTCGGCTATCTGTGTGCTGAGTGAGTGTTGCCGTAATTTGACCACGCTGGATATTTCAGGTTGCTGGAACCTTGATGATATGAGCGTGTTGGGGTCGTTAAAGAGCTTGAGTGTTCTTAATCTTTCTTGGTGCAGTCAACTGACCGACATAAATATGTTAGCGGGTTTGAACTGCTTGGCTGTTCTTAACCTTTCTTGGTGCAATCAGCTTGTTGATGCGAGTGTAGTGAGCGAGTTGGAAAGTATAGCCATTCTTAACCTTTCATATTGTTGTGAATTAGCGCGTTTAAATTTGAGCGGATGCATAAAACTAAAGTGCCTTGATATCTGTGGATGCGTGTCCCTCAAACATTTAACTGGATTACGCAAGTGCACGAATTTAGAATCACTCTTCGCCTGCGGATATCGCGACGCGGCAGAAGACGTTCGTGACGAGTTCCTGAACATTCCATGCTCCGCTACGTTACATATCGATGAAAGCACGGACGGGGAGGTAATACAGGAACTCATGGGTTGGGGTGTTAGAGTCAAAACAATCTGA